From a region of the Mycolicibacterium sp. MU0050 genome:
- a CDS encoding MCE family protein yields MNRYRGPQLMRTGFIGAVLVVLVVAIGLQPQRIISWAGAVRYEAVFAEAGGLIPGNEVKIAGVTVGSVSGVRLERGRARVDFSVDSKVPLGSTTTAHIRTGTLLGERLLVLESDGESRMRPLEVIPLARTSSPYSLTEAVGELTTNIGGTNTESLNQSLDTLATTIDRVAPQLGPTFDGLSRLSQSVNRRNDTVTELLANTGKVTGILSERSQQIDTLLLNANDLLDILVQRRQQLVQLINASSAVARELSGLVADNEQELAPTLAKLNAVTEMLERSRENIAKALPGLAKFQVTLGETVASGPFYTAFIPNLDLPPLLQPFLDYAFGFRRGVNAGQPPDDVGPRSEFPFPYNGIPEKPR; encoded by the coding sequence ATGAATCGATACCGCGGCCCGCAGCTGATGCGCACCGGCTTCATCGGTGCGGTCCTGGTGGTGCTCGTCGTCGCGATAGGACTGCAGCCGCAACGCATCATCAGCTGGGCCGGCGCCGTGCGCTACGAGGCGGTGTTCGCCGAGGCCGGCGGCCTGATCCCCGGGAACGAGGTGAAGATCGCGGGCGTGACGGTGGGTTCGGTGTCCGGGGTGAGGCTGGAGCGGGGCCGCGCCCGGGTCGATTTCTCCGTGGACAGCAAGGTTCCCCTGGGCTCGACGACCACCGCGCACATCCGGACCGGGACGCTGCTCGGCGAGCGGTTGCTGGTGCTCGAATCGGACGGCGAGTCCCGCATGCGCCCGCTGGAGGTGATCCCGCTGGCCCGCACGTCGTCCCCGTACTCCCTGACGGAGGCGGTGGGCGAATTGACCACGAACATCGGCGGCACCAACACCGAGTCACTGAATCAGTCGCTGGACACCCTGGCCACCACCATCGATCGGGTCGCCCCGCAACTGGGGCCGACATTCGACGGGCTGTCCCGGCTGTCGCAGTCGGTCAACCGGCGCAACGACACCGTGACCGAGCTGCTGGCCAACACCGGAAAGGTCACCGGAATCCTCTCGGAGCGCAGTCAGCAGATCGACACCCTGCTGCTCAACGCCAACGATCTGCTGGACATCCTCGTCCAGCGCCGCCAACAGCTCGTCCAGCTCATCAACGCCAGTTCCGCTGTCGCGCGGGAACTCTCCGGCCTGGTGGCCGACAACGAACAGGAGTTGGCCCCGACCTTGGCGAAGCTGAACGCGGTGACCGAGATGCTGGAGCGCAGCCGCGAAAACATCGCCAAGGCGTTGCCGGGGTTGGCCAAGTTCCAGGTCACGTTGGGGGAGACGGTCGCCAGCGGACCGTTCTACACCGCGTTCATCCCCAACCTGGACCTGCCGCCGCTGTTGCAGCCGTTCCTGGACTACGCGTTCGGCTTCCGCCGCGGCGTCAACGCCGGCCAACCGCCCGACGACGTCGGTCCGCGGTCCGAATTCCCGTTCCCGTACAACGGAATCCCGGAGAAGCCGCGGTGA
- a CDS encoding MCE family protein, protein MRGPLALVLVVVLLAGCAVLVRATLFRPNTITAYFSTATGIYPGDDVRVAGVKVGTIGGIEPVGAHARVTMHVDRDVPIPADAQAVIVALNLVAARYVQLTPAYLETGPTMPDGAVIPADRTAVPVEWDEVKEQVMRLATELGPDGAVSDTSVGRFIDSAADAMGGNGVKLRETLRQLSGAGRILAEGSGDLADIIKALHTFISTLRDSNTQIVQFQDRLATLSAVLDGSRSDLDLALRNISEVIGEVTRFVRGTREQTVEQVQRLSNVTQTLVDNRRNLEEVLHVAPTAYANAYNMFDPRTGAASGVFTLNNFADPVKFICGQIGALENVTAAATNDLCTKTLGPGLRSMSFNYLPFPFNPLLTAQPAPHQLIYTEPHLVDGAPTTSAPTPAVSAYTGVGDVPPPPGMGPPAQLPDVLLPVGPAEPLPAEQKPGGALAGGPPS, encoded by the coding sequence ATGCGTGGGCCACTGGCGCTGGTCTTGGTCGTCGTGCTGCTCGCCGGGTGCGCGGTCCTGGTGCGCGCCACGCTGTTCCGGCCGAACACCATCACCGCCTACTTCAGCACCGCCACCGGTATCTATCCCGGCGACGACGTCCGCGTCGCCGGGGTCAAGGTGGGCACCATCGGCGGCATCGAGCCAGTCGGTGCCCATGCCCGCGTCACGATGCACGTCGACCGCGACGTGCCCATCCCGGCCGATGCCCAGGCGGTGATCGTCGCGCTGAATCTGGTGGCGGCCAGGTATGTGCAGTTGACGCCGGCCTACCTGGAGACCGGGCCGACGATGCCCGACGGCGCGGTGATCCCCGCGGACCGGACCGCCGTGCCGGTGGAGTGGGACGAGGTCAAGGAGCAGGTGATGCGGTTGGCCACCGAACTGGGTCCCGACGGGGCGGTGTCCGACACCTCGGTGGGCCGGTTCATCGACAGCGCGGCCGACGCGATGGGCGGCAACGGGGTGAAGCTGCGGGAGACTCTGCGCCAGTTGTCCGGTGCCGGCCGGATCTTGGCCGAGGGCAGCGGTGATCTGGCCGACATCATCAAGGCCCTGCACACCTTCATCAGCACCCTGCGCGACAGCAACACGCAGATCGTGCAGTTCCAGGATCGGCTGGCCACCCTGAGCGCCGTCCTCGACGGCAGCCGGTCCGACCTGGACCTGGCCTTGCGCAACATCTCCGAGGTGATCGGCGAGGTCACCCGGTTCGTGCGGGGCACCCGGGAGCAGACCGTCGAACAGGTGCAGCGGCTGAGCAATGTCACCCAGACGCTGGTGGACAACCGGCGCAACCTCGAAGAAGTCCTGCACGTGGCGCCCACCGCATATGCCAACGCCTACAACATGTTCGATCCGCGGACCGGCGCCGCCAGCGGCGTGTTCACCCTGAACAACTTCGCCGACCCGGTGAAATTCATCTGCGGCCAGATCGGTGCCCTGGAGAACGTGACCGCGGCCGCGACCAACGATCTGTGCACGAAGACGCTGGGGCCGGGCCTGCGCTCGATGAGCTTCAACTATCTACCTTTTCCGTTCAACCCGCTGCTGACGGCGCAGCCCGCGCCGCATCAGCTGATCTACACGGAACCGCATCTGGTCGACGGAGCGCCCACGACCTCGGCGCCGACGCCGGCGGTGTCTGCCTACACCGGCGTCGGCGACGTGCCGCCGCCGCCGGGCATGGGGCCCCCGGCCCAGCTGCCGGATGTCCTGCTCCCCGTGGGTCCGGCCGAGCCGCTGCCCGCCGAGCAGAAACCCGGCGGTGCCCTCGCGGGAGGCCCGCCCTCATGA
- a CDS encoding MCE family protein: protein MNRTRGPAWKFGIFAVVMSVITAFMVMIFSEYRGGSTTGYSAVFQDVSSLEPGDTVRISGIRVGQVSAVRLTEAKTAVVDFDADSTVALTAGTTAVVRYLNLVGDRYLELVDGPGPTAVLPAGSRIPVERTAGALDLDSLLGGLKPVIQGLDPADVNALTSALVQVLQGQAGTAESLFARTSSFTTALADNGQLLEDLIDNLNAAMGTMARDGAEFSALVDGMERLVTGLAAEREPIGAAIEALSSGTSSLLDLLGEARPPLAATVDQLNRLAPALDAKKDRIETALQKAPENYRKLVRIGAYGSFVNYYICSIAIRISDLQNRTAEFPVFRQEAGRCTEPE from the coding sequence ATGAACCGCACCCGCGGACCGGCGTGGAAGTTCGGGATCTTCGCTGTCGTGATGTCGGTGATCACCGCCTTCATGGTGATGATCTTCAGCGAGTACCGCGGCGGCAGCACCACCGGTTACAGCGCGGTCTTCCAGGACGTCTCGAGCCTCGAACCCGGTGACACGGTGCGTATCTCGGGTATCCGCGTGGGGCAGGTCAGTGCGGTTCGGCTGACCGAGGCGAAGACCGCCGTGGTGGATTTCGACGCCGACAGCACGGTGGCCCTGACCGCCGGAACCACGGCCGTCGTGCGCTATCTCAACCTGGTGGGGGACCGGTACCTGGAACTCGTCGACGGCCCCGGGCCCACCGCGGTGTTGCCGGCCGGCAGCCGGATCCCGGTGGAGCGCACCGCCGGTGCGCTGGACCTCGACTCCCTGCTCGGCGGGCTCAAACCGGTCATCCAGGGACTCGACCCGGCCGACGTGAACGCGTTGACCTCCGCGCTGGTCCAGGTTCTGCAGGGACAGGCCGGCACCGCGGAATCGCTGTTCGCCCGCACCTCGAGTTTCACCACGGCCCTGGCCGACAACGGTCAACTCCTCGAGGACCTGATCGACAATCTGAACGCGGCCATGGGCACCATGGCCCGCGACGGCGCTGAATTCTCCGCGCTGGTCGACGGAATGGAGCGGTTGGTCACGGGTTTGGCCGCCGAGCGGGAGCCGATCGGCGCCGCCATCGAAGCGCTGAGCAGTGGCACCAGCTCGCTGTTGGACCTGCTCGGCGAGGCCCGACCGCCGTTGGCCGCCACTGTCGATCAGCTCAACCGTCTCGCGCCCGCCCTGGACGCGAAGAAGGACCGCATCGAGACGGCCCTGCAGAAGGCGCCGGAGAACTACCGCAAACTGGTCCGGATCGGCGCCTACGGCAGTTTCGTGAACTACTACATCTGTTCGATCGCGATCCGCATCTCGGATCTGCAGAACCGGACCGCCGAATTCCCGGTCTTCCGGCAAGAAGCCGGCCGCTGCACGGAGCCGGAATGA
- a CDS encoding MCE family protein → MHGLGRPRMFHPGRPVLSDYLIRPIVGLVTVLGMVALVALTAAFFRGSFTASVPLTVLSDRSGLVLNPDAKVKMLGVQVGRVAAVERRPDGSAAVQLAMDPDRLAMIPANARVDIASSTVFGAKFVQFLPPVAAAAAPLRPGDVVRADRVTVEVNTVFEKLSAVLAVIEPQKLNQTLGALAAGLDGRGEQLGRTIADFDAVLAELEPELPSLAHDIAVLPSVLTTFADVAPDLVDAAANAGRISDSIVAEQDNLDALLVSVIGLADIGNDVLSANRGPLTETLRLLAPVTDLTNQYGPALTCGLGGMVVMAQADPLTVPGVEVLAGFLWGQERWRYPANLPKVAAKGGPQCTHMPEVPFETRTPYVVADTGANPWRYDNPRITWNSDALKEALFGPLDGPPRNSAQIGQPG, encoded by the coding sequence ATGCACGGGTTGGGTCGGCCGCGGATGTTCCACCCGGGCAGGCCGGTGTTGAGCGACTACCTGATTCGTCCGATCGTCGGGCTGGTGACGGTCCTGGGCATGGTCGCGCTGGTGGCGCTGACGGCAGCGTTCTTCCGTGGCAGCTTCACCGCAAGCGTCCCGCTGACCGTGCTGTCCGACCGCAGCGGGCTGGTGTTGAATCCGGACGCCAAGGTGAAGATGCTGGGTGTCCAGGTCGGTCGCGTCGCCGCCGTCGAACGCCGGCCCGACGGTTCCGCGGCGGTCCAGCTGGCGATGGACCCCGACCGGTTGGCAATGATCCCGGCGAATGCCCGGGTGGACATCGCGTCATCCACCGTGTTCGGCGCGAAGTTCGTCCAGTTCCTGCCCCCGGTCGCAGCCGCCGCGGCGCCGCTGCGGCCGGGCGACGTGGTGCGGGCCGACCGGGTCACCGTGGAAGTCAACACGGTCTTCGAGAAGCTGTCCGCGGTGTTGGCGGTCATCGAGCCGCAGAAGCTGAATCAGACTCTGGGCGCCTTGGCGGCCGGCCTCGACGGGCGTGGCGAGCAGCTGGGCCGAACCATCGCCGACTTCGACGCCGTGCTCGCCGAACTGGAGCCCGAGTTGCCCAGCCTGGCGCACGACATCGCCGTCCTGCCTTCGGTTTTGACCACCTTCGCCGACGTCGCACCCGACCTCGTCGACGCCGCCGCGAATGCCGGCCGGATCAGCGACAGCATTGTCGCCGAGCAGGACAATCTGGATGCGCTGCTGGTGAGCGTGATCGGCCTGGCCGACATCGGCAACGACGTGCTGAGCGCCAACCGCGGCCCGCTGACGGAAACCCTGCGCCTGCTGGCGCCCGTCACGGACCTGACCAACCAATACGGGCCGGCGCTGACCTGCGGACTGGGCGGCATGGTGGTGATGGCGCAGGCCGACCCGCTGACGGTCCCCGGGGTCGAGGTGCTCGCCGGATTCCTGTGGGGACAGGAGCGTTGGCGGTATCCGGCCAATCTGCCCAAGGTGGCCGCCAAGGGCGGACCGCAGTGCACGCACATGCCCGAGGTGCCGTTCGAAACCCGGACCCCCTATGTCGTCGCCGACACCGGGGCCAACCCGTGGCGCTACGACAATCCGCGCATCACCTGGAACTCCGATGCGCTCAAAGAGGCCCTGTTCGGACCGCTGGACGGCCCGCCACGCAATTCCGCACAGATCGGCCAGCCCGGATGA